The Iamia majanohamensis genome window below encodes:
- a CDS encoding arylsulfatase translates to MTTPDRHARSMLPIPDLPRPGLTTYDAKDPATSYPPIEPLLPPAGAPNVVVVLLDDVGFGAASVFGGPCATPTAERLAAGGLTYNRFHTTALCAPTRQALLTGRNHHSVGMGSITETATSAPGNSSVRPNTKAPLAMTLKLNGYSTAQFGKCHEVPVWQSSPLGPFDAWPSGGGGFETFYGFIGGENNQWEPALYEGTTPVEPPATAEEGYHLTEDLADRAVGWVRQQKALMPDKPFFLYFAPGATHAPHHVPKEWADRYAGRFDDGWDVQRERTFARQKELGVIPADAELTARHDEIPAWDDMPDELKPVLARQMEVYAGFLEHTDHHVARVIDAIDDLGVLEDTLIYYIVGDNGASAEGTVNGAFNEMANFNGMAGLETPEFLLSKVDDFGSPDSYNHYSVGWAWAMNTPFQWTKQVASHWGGTRNGAIVHWPRGIDEPGGLRSQFTHVIDLAPTILEAAGIPEPTMVNGVQQSPMEGTSMLYSFGEAGAPERHDLQYFEMFGNRGIYHQGWSAVTKHRTPWDMVGGDLAAFDDDVWELYDGSVDHSQARDLASEQPERLAHLQRLWLIEATKYGVLPMDDRTGERANPDLAGRPTLIQGTSQTFYPGMGRLSENSVLSIKNRSFSVTADIEVPEAGAGGVIIAQGGRFGGWAVYVKEGALAFSYNVLGIQEFRTVADVAIPAGRHQVRMDLAYDGGGLAKGGDVTLHHDGEQVGAGRVEATQPMVFSADETTDVGYESGTAVSADYSTATSRFRGTIHQVRIDIGDDSHDHLVDPDERHRIAMARQ, encoded by the coding sequence ATGACCACCCCTGACCGCCACGCCCGGTCGATGCTGCCGATCCCCGACCTGCCGCGGCCGGGGCTCACGACCTACGACGCCAAGGACCCGGCCACGTCGTACCCCCCGATCGAGCCGCTCCTGCCCCCGGCGGGGGCCCCGAACGTGGTGGTCGTCCTGCTCGACGACGTGGGGTTCGGCGCTGCCAGCGTCTTCGGCGGCCCGTGCGCGACGCCGACGGCCGAGCGCCTGGCGGCCGGCGGGCTCACCTACAACCGGTTCCACACCACCGCCCTCTGCGCCCCGACGCGCCAGGCGCTGCTCACCGGGCGCAACCACCACTCGGTGGGCATGGGCAGCATCACCGAGACGGCGACCTCGGCGCCGGGGAACAGCTCGGTGCGGCCCAACACCAAGGCGCCCCTGGCCATGACGCTCAAGCTGAACGGGTACTCGACGGCGCAGTTCGGCAAGTGCCACGAGGTGCCGGTCTGGCAGTCGTCGCCCCTCGGCCCCTTCGACGCCTGGCCGTCGGGCGGTGGCGGCTTCGAGACCTTCTACGGCTTCATCGGCGGCGAGAACAACCAGTGGGAGCCGGCGCTCTACGAGGGGACCACCCCGGTGGAGCCGCCGGCCACGGCCGAGGAGGGCTACCACCTCACCGAGGACCTGGCCGACCGGGCCGTCGGATGGGTGCGCCAGCAGAAGGCGCTGATGCCGGACAAGCCCTTCTTCCTGTACTTCGCGCCGGGCGCGACCCACGCCCCGCACCACGTGCCCAAGGAGTGGGCCGATCGCTACGCCGGCCGGTTCGACGACGGGTGGGACGTCCAGCGCGAGCGCACCTTCGCCCGCCAGAAGGAGCTGGGGGTGATCCCGGCCGACGCCGAGCTCACCGCCCGCCACGACGAGATCCCGGCGTGGGACGACATGCCCGACGAGCTGAAGCCCGTCCTGGCCCGCCAGATGGAGGTCTACGCCGGCTTCCTCGAGCACACCGACCACCACGTGGCCCGGGTGATCGACGCCATCGACGATCTCGGCGTCCTCGAGGACACGCTGATCTACTACATCGTCGGCGACAACGGCGCATCGGCCGAGGGCACCGTGAACGGCGCCTTCAACGAGATGGCGAACTTCAACGGCATGGCCGGCCTCGAGACCCCGGAGTTCCTGCTCTCCAAGGTCGACGACTTCGGCTCGCCCGACTCCTACAACCACTACTCGGTGGGCTGGGCCTGGGCCATGAACACGCCCTTCCAGTGGACCAAGCAGGTGGCCTCGCACTGGGGCGGCACCCGCAACGGGGCCATCGTCCACTGGCCCCGCGGCATCGACGAGCCCGGGGGCCTGCGCAGCCAGTTCACCCACGTCATCGACCTGGCCCCGACCATCCTCGAGGCCGCCGGGATCCCCGAGCCGACGATGGTCAACGGCGTGCAGCAGTCGCCCATGGAGGGCACGAGCATGCTGTACAGCTTCGGCGAGGCCGGGGCACCCGAGCGCCACGACCTCCAGTACTTCGAGATGTTCGGCAACCGCGGCATCTACCACCAGGGGTGGAGCGCGGTCACCAAGCACCGCACCCCGTGGGACATGGTGGGAGGCGATCTGGCCGCGTTCGACGACGACGTGTGGGAGCTCTACGACGGGTCCGTCGACCACAGCCAGGCCCGCGACCTCGCGTCGGAGCAGCCCGAGCGCCTGGCCCACCTCCAGCGCCTCTGGCTCATCGAGGCCACCAAGTACGGCGTGCTCCCGATGGACGACCGCACCGGCGAGCGGGCCAACCCCGACCTGGCCGGCCGTCCGACGCTGATCCAGGGCACGTCGCAGACCTTCTACCCGGGCATGGGTCGGCTGTCGGAGAACAGCGTCCTCAGCATCAAGAACCGCTCCTTCTCGGTCACGGCCGACATCGAGGTCCCCGAGGCCGGCGCCGGAGGCGTGATCATCGCCCAGGGGGGTCGCTTCGGGGGCTGGGCGGTGTACGTGAAGGAGGGCGCGCTCGCCTTCAGCTACAACGTCCTCGGCATCCAGGAGTTCCGCACGGTGGCCGACGTGGCCATCCCGGCCGGTCGCCACCAGGTGCGGATGGACCTGGCCTACGACGGCGGCGGCCTGGCCAAGGGCGGGGACGTCACCTTGCACCACGACGGCGAGCAGGTCGGCGCCGGGCGGGTGGAGGCCACCCAGCCCATGGTCTTCTCGGCCGACGAGACCACCGACGTCGGCTACGAGTCCGGGACGGCCGTCAGCGCCGACTACTCGACGGCCACGAGCCGCTTCCGGGGCACGATCCACCAGGTGCGGATCGACATCGGCGACGACAGCCACGACCACCTCGTCGACCCCGACGAGCGCCACCGCATCGCCATGGCCCGCCAGTAG
- a CDS encoding SHOCT domain-containing protein, producing MPGLLRGVARTAVIAGTASAVNGRVQRRQAERFAGRDAQIAAERQQAYAAAQAPPAPAPAAPPAASPVDPIQQLKDLAELKAQGILTEDEFAAQKARILA from the coding sequence ATGCCAGGACTCCTGCGGGGTGTCGCCCGCACCGCCGTCATCGCCGGCACCGCGTCCGCGGTCAACGGGCGGGTGCAACGCCGCCAGGCCGAGCGCTTCGCCGGGCGCGACGCCCAGATCGCCGCCGAGCGCCAGCAGGCCTACGCCGCAGCGCAGGCGCCGCCGGCCCCTGCGCCGGCGGCACCACCGGCTGCGTCGCCGGTCGACCCCATCCAGCAGCTGAAGGACCTGGCCGAGCTGAAGGCCCAGGGGATCCTCACCGAGGACGAGTTCGCGGCCCAGAAGGCCCGGATCCTCGCCTGA
- a CDS encoding DUF6325 family protein codes for MSGADEVPGPVDVVVIELPEAAATDGAGRALHALLDAGTISLFDIAMVAKAGDGSVRRLDLSHPDHPGARSFAPFAGAQSDLFDDGDLAQAAGALEPGTVGLLVAFENTWVRPFVGAAHAAGGQVVASQRIPAEVLIEVLDLAEPVG; via the coding sequence GTGAGCGGTGCCGACGAGGTGCCCGGGCCCGTCGACGTGGTGGTCATCGAGCTGCCCGAGGCGGCGGCCACCGACGGTGCCGGCCGGGCCCTCCACGCCCTCCTCGACGCCGGCACGATCAGCCTGTTCGACATCGCCATGGTGGCCAAGGCGGGCGACGGCTCCGTGCGACGGCTGGACCTGAGCCACCCCGACCACCCCGGGGCGCGCAGCTTCGCCCCCTTCGCCGGGGCCCAGTCGGACCTCTTCGACGACGGCGACCTGGCGCAGGCGGCCGGCGCCCTCGAGCCCGGGACGGTCGGCCTGCTGGTGGCCTTCGAGAACACCTGGGTCCGCCCGTTCGTCGGCGCCGCCCACGCCGCCGGCGGCCAGGTCGTCGCCAGCCAGCGCATCCCCGCCGAGGTCCTCATCGAGGTCCTCGACCTGGCCGAGCCCGTCGGCTGA
- a CDS encoding DUF7144 family membrane protein, which produces MSEQPSAWAIGWASFAGWMLILTGVFQGIAGIAGIAEDEIYVEGRQWVLQLDATTWGWVHLVVGILLVLVGAGILTGNLLARMVGVLIAGVSAITAFAYLPWYPVWGAVLIAIDVAIIWALTAHGRDVEMVG; this is translated from the coding sequence ATGAGCGAGCAACCGAGTGCCTGGGCCATCGGCTGGGCGTCGTTCGCAGGGTGGATGCTGATCCTCACGGGGGTCTTCCAGGGCATCGCCGGCATCGCCGGCATCGCCGAGGACGAGATCTACGTCGAGGGTCGGCAGTGGGTCCTCCAGCTCGACGCGACCACCTGGGGGTGGGTGCACCTCGTGGTCGGCATCCTCCTCGTCCTGGTGGGTGCGGGCATCCTCACCGGCAACCTCCTGGCCCGCATGGTCGGCGTGCTCATCGCCGGCGTGAGCGCCATCACCGCCTTCGCCTACCTGCCGTGGTACCCGGTGTGGGGGGCCGTCCTCATCGCCATCGACGTGGCGATCATCTGGGCCCTCACCGCCCACGGGCGCGACGTGGAGATGGTCGGGTGA
- a CDS encoding DUF2252 domain-containing protein, which yields MSAVAAPPPPPAPDDLAARAQAGRDVRARLPRSSLGRWEASPSRRDPVAILADQEASRVPELVPVRHERMAASPFAFFRGAAAVFAADLASRDHTGLTVQLCGDAHLANFGAFASPERTLVFDLNDFDETLPGPFEWDLARLAASVEVAARANGHDPEEREATQQVLTRSYATAMAELAGTGHLDVWYSRLSLDEAVSSLDAVASPAVRARVQRALRKARGKDNLRAFDKLITTVDGEPRFVSDPPLLVRAEELLPGMEHVDQKAFVAHALEAYGRTLSPERRILLHRYRFVDLARKVVGVGSVGTRCWVALLMGRDETDPLLLQVKEAEASVLEAHLGPSACAQHGQRVVEGQKLVQSASDVLLGWERLETPDGATHDFYFRQLWDWKGSAAVDDMDPTLLGGYAHMCGRTLARAHARTGDPVAISAYVGRGGSMARAMARFASDYADQNARDHADFVARVTGAPPAA from the coding sequence ATGTCCGCCGTCGCCGCCCCACCGCCGCCCCCCGCCCCCGACGACCTCGCGGCCAGGGCGCAGGCCGGCCGCGACGTGCGGGCGCGCCTGCCCCGGTCGTCGCTCGGGCGCTGGGAGGCATCGCCGTCCCGTCGGGACCCCGTCGCGATCCTGGCCGACCAGGAGGCCAGCCGGGTGCCCGAGCTGGTGCCGGTCCGCCACGAGCGGATGGCCGCCTCGCCCTTCGCCTTCTTCCGGGGGGCGGCCGCGGTGTTCGCGGCCGACCTCGCGTCCCGGGACCACACCGGGCTCACCGTGCAGCTCTGCGGCGACGCCCACCTGGCCAACTTCGGGGCCTTCGCGTCACCCGAGCGCACCCTGGTGTTCGACCTCAACGACTTCGACGAGACCCTCCCGGGCCCCTTCGAGTGGGACCTCGCCCGCCTGGCGGCCAGCGTCGAGGTCGCGGCCCGGGCCAACGGGCACGACCCCGAGGAGCGGGAGGCCACCCAGCAGGTGCTCACCCGGTCGTACGCGACGGCGATGGCCGAGCTGGCGGGCACCGGCCACCTCGACGTGTGGTACTCGCGGCTGAGCCTCGACGAGGCCGTCTCGAGCCTCGACGCCGTGGCCTCGCCCGCGGTCCGGGCGCGGGTCCAGCGGGCCCTCCGCAAGGCCCGGGGCAAGGACAACCTCCGGGCCTTCGACAAGCTGATCACCACCGTCGACGGCGAGCCCCGCTTCGTGAGCGACCCTCCCCTCCTCGTCCGGGCCGAGGAGCTCCTCCCCGGGATGGAGCACGTCGACCAGAAGGCCTTCGTGGCCCACGCCCTGGAGGCCTACGGCCGCACCCTCTCGCCTGAGCGGCGGATCCTGCTCCACCGCTACCGGTTCGTCGACCTGGCGCGGAAGGTCGTGGGCGTCGGCAGCGTGGGGACGCGCTGCTGGGTGGCCCTCCTCATGGGCCGGGACGAGACCGACCCGCTGCTGCTGCAGGTGAAGGAGGCCGAGGCCTCGGTGCTCGAGGCGCACCTCGGCCCCAGTGCCTGCGCCCAGCACGGCCAGCGGGTGGTGGAGGGCCAGAAGCTGGTGCAGTCGGCCAGCGACGTCCTGCTGGGCTGGGAGCGCCTGGAGACCCCCGACGGTGCGACCCACGACTTCTACTTCCGCCAGCTGTGGGACTGGAAGGGCTCGGCCGCGGTCGACGACATGGACCCCACCCTGCTCGGCGGCTACGCCCACATGTGCGGGCGCACCCTCGCCCGGGCCCACGCCCGGACCGGGGACCCGGTGGCGATCTCGGCCTACGTCGGCCGAGGCGGGTCGATGGCCCGGGCCATGGCCCGCTTCGCGTCGGACTACGCCGACCAGAACGCCCGCGACCACGCCGACTTCGTCGCCCGGGTCACGGGCGCCCCGCCCGCCGCCTGA
- a CDS encoding glutamate decarboxylase codes for MTETPTDDPFGPIHGRRGFRERVDPTRFPAEGMQADEAYELLHTALMLDGRETLNLASFVTTWMEPEAEALIHDSLRKNHIDHEEYPAASLVEEACVHMLGDLFNAPDPAEVVGVGTIGSSEAIMLGLLAHKRSWRDRRQAEGLPTDRPNVVFGAETHVVWDKFANYFDVEMRKIPMQPDRYVLSAADVEGHLDENTIAVGAVLGTTHIGEADPIEEINDLLVRVKAEEGWDIPLHVDGASGAFVAPFAHPDLRWDFRLEQVASINASGHKYGLVYPGVGWLVFRDKSKLPEDLVFSVNYLGGAQPTYTFNFSRGSAMIQAQMYNFLRLGRTGYSSIVANTLANARHLNEELEATGRFEILNPGLAEPVVTFKIAGDPGFDVYHLSARLREDGWIVPAYSLPPDAEDVHLMRVVVRLDLSRQMIDLLLRDLAKAWDDLEAEQPVTRSSSKPDLWTAPQHAAAHGKARTRHVR; via the coding sequence GTGACCGAGACCCCGACCGACGACCCCTTCGGCCCGATCCACGGGCGCCGAGGCTTCCGCGAGCGGGTCGACCCGACCCGCTTCCCGGCCGAGGGGATGCAGGCCGACGAGGCCTACGAGCTGCTCCACACCGCCCTCATGCTCGACGGGCGCGAGACGCTCAACCTGGCCTCGTTCGTCACCACCTGGATGGAGCCCGAGGCCGAGGCCCTGATCCACGACTCGCTGCGCAAGAACCACATCGACCACGAGGAGTACCCGGCGGCCTCGCTGGTCGAGGAGGCCTGCGTCCACATGCTGGGCGACCTGTTCAACGCGCCCGACCCGGCCGAGGTCGTGGGGGTCGGCACCATCGGGTCGTCGGAGGCGATCATGCTCGGCCTCCTCGCCCACAAGCGCAGCTGGCGCGACCGGCGCCAGGCCGAGGGCCTGCCCACCGACCGCCCCAACGTCGTGTTCGGCGCCGAGACCCACGTCGTGTGGGACAAGTTCGCCAACTACTTCGACGTCGAGATGCGCAAGATCCCCATGCAGCCGGACCGCTACGTGCTGAGCGCGGCCGACGTGGAGGGCCACCTCGACGAGAACACCATCGCCGTGGGTGCGGTGCTCGGGACCACCCACATCGGCGAGGCCGACCCCATCGAGGAGATCAACGACCTCCTGGTGCGGGTCAAGGCCGAGGAGGGGTGGGACATCCCGCTGCACGTCGACGGGGCCAGCGGCGCCTTCGTCGCCCCCTTCGCCCACCCGGACCTGCGCTGGGACTTCCGCCTCGAGCAGGTGGCGTCGATCAATGCGTCGGGCCACAAGTACGGGCTCGTCTACCCGGGGGTGGGCTGGCTCGTCTTCCGGGACAAGTCGAAGCTGCCGGAGGACCTGGTCTTCAGCGTGAACTACCTGGGCGGGGCCCAGCCCACCTACACGTTCAACTTCTCCCGGGGCTCGGCCATGATCCAGGCCCAGATGTACAACTTCCTCCGCCTCGGCCGGACGGGGTACTCGTCGATCGTGGCCAACACCCTGGCCAACGCCCGCCACCTGAACGAGGAGCTGGAGGCGACGGGCCGCTTCGAGATCCTGAACCCGGGCCTGGCCGAGCCGGTGGTCACCTTCAAGATCGCGGGGGACCCGGGCTTCGACGTGTACCACCTCTCCGCCCGGCTGCGCGAGGACGGGTGGATCGTGCCCGCCTACAGCCTCCCGCCCGACGCCGAGGACGTGCACCTGATGCGCGTCGTCGTCCGCCTCGACCTCAGCCGCCAGATGATCGACTTGCTCCTGCGCGACCTGGCCAAGGCGTGGGACGACCTGGAGGCCGAGCAGCCGGTCACCCGCTCCAGCAGCAAGCCCGACCTGTGGACCGCGCCTCAGCACGCTGCGGCCCACGGCAAGGCCCGCACGCGCCACGTGCGGTGA
- a CDS encoding alpha/beta hydrolase, producing the protein MKRQRRVLAVLVVLAVALLGACRTNATVTVQTTTLGLPCGGGTTVGARWALPTDVAPRAVVYLQHGFARSAARVDDVARSIAARGLAVVSPDLSGFGSCAINESATRAAVADLLDGQGPDGLQASADRARAAAGLAPAPLPAAVVLAGHSAGGALVTAAAARLATDPSSAVRQRLRGVVLLDPVETSDRAMAAALPALRSTSVLTVSAPAGACNASGSGTAALVAARTGFAGVRLPTGCHCDAEADSTDALCTLVCGTPRAGNEAALKRLASDWADDMARGRRVDGEPYPGGGWFESQRGAGTVVALTGTA; encoded by the coding sequence GTGAAGCGCCAACGCCGTGTCCTGGCGGTGCTCGTCGTCCTCGCCGTGGCCCTGCTCGGCGCCTGCCGGACGAACGCGACGGTCACGGTCCAGACGACGACCCTGGGCCTGCCCTGCGGCGGGGGCACGACCGTGGGGGCCCGCTGGGCGCTGCCCACCGACGTCGCTCCCCGGGCCGTGGTCTACCTCCAGCACGGGTTCGCCCGGTCTGCCGCCCGGGTGGACGACGTGGCCCGCTCGATCGCGGCTCGAGGGCTGGCCGTGGTCTCGCCGGACCTGTCGGGCTTCGGCTCGTGCGCGATCAACGAGTCGGCCACCAGGGCCGCCGTGGCGGACCTGCTCGACGGCCAGGGCCCCGACGGGCTCCAGGCCAGCGCCGACCGGGCCCGGGCCGCGGCCGGCCTGGCCCCGGCGCCCCTGCCGGCCGCGGTCGTGCTCGCCGGGCACTCGGCCGGCGGCGCGCTGGTGACCGCCGCTGCCGCCCGCCTGGCGACCGACCCGAGCAGCGCCGTCCGCCAGCGGCTGCGCGGCGTCGTCCTCCTCGACCCGGTGGAGACGAGCGACCGGGCCATGGCCGCGGCGTTGCCCGCCCTGCGGTCCACCAGCGTCCTCACCGTCTCCGCCCCCGCCGGCGCCTGCAACGCCTCCGGCAGCGGGACGGCCGCGCTGGTCGCGGCCCGCACCGGCTTCGCCGGCGTCCGGCTGCCGACGGGGTGCCACTGCGACGCCGAGGCCGACTCCACCGACGCCCTGTGCACGCTGGTCTGCGGCACGCCCAGGGCGGGCAACGAGGCCGCCCTGAAGCGCCTCGCCTCGGACTGGGCCGACGACATGGCCCGGGGCCGGCGGGTCGACGGCGAGCCCTACCCCGGTGGCGGCTGGTTCGAGTCCCAGCGCGGTGCGGGCACCGTCGTGGCCCTCACCGGCACGGCCTAG
- a CDS encoding formylglycine-generating enzyme family protein: MSACCGPGRTSSGEDPPPPPPGGRAGPDRSALDLVALAAGTFVMGTDDPRGYRDDGEGPAHPVDVGAHAIGRHAVTNTLFGAFVAATGHRTTAERLGDSFVFAGLLPDDFPPTRGVAAAPWWRLVEGADWRHPEGPQSDVAGRGDHPVVHVSWDDAVAFCAWSGTRLPTEAEWERAARGGHPDDGAHYPWGQEREPGGAHRMNTYQGAFPQEDRGEDGWRGTCPVGTFPPNGLGLHEVTGNVWEWCADWFDPTYYRRSPRTDPQGPDRGQARVMRGGSYLCHESYCWRYRVDARSANTPDSTAGNIGFRVAAAAP, encoded by the coding sequence GTGAGCGCGTGCTGCGGCCCCGGGCGGACCTCGTCGGGCGAGGACCCGCCCCCGCCGCCGCCCGGAGGGCGGGCGGGTCCCGACCGCTCGGCCCTCGACCTGGTCGCGCTGGCCGCCGGCACCTTCGTGATGGGCACCGACGACCCCCGGGGCTACCGCGACGACGGGGAGGGCCCGGCCCACCCCGTCGACGTGGGCGCCCACGCCATCGGGCGCCACGCCGTCACCAACACCCTCTTCGGCGCCTTCGTGGCTGCCACCGGCCACCGCACCACCGCGGAGCGGCTGGGTGACTCGTTCGTGTTCGCCGGCCTGCTGCCCGACGACTTCCCGCCCACCCGGGGCGTGGCCGCGGCGCCCTGGTGGCGCCTGGTGGAGGGGGCGGACTGGCGCCACCCCGAGGGGCCGCAGAGCGACGTCGCCGGCCGTGGCGACCACCCCGTGGTCCACGTCAGCTGGGACGACGCCGTGGCCTTCTGCGCCTGGAGCGGCACCCGCCTGCCCACCGAGGCCGAGTGGGAGCGCGCCGCCCGCGGCGGCCACCCCGACGACGGGGCCCACTACCCCTGGGGCCAGGAGCGCGAGCCCGGGGGCGCGCACCGCATGAACACCTACCAGGGGGCCTTCCCCCAGGAGGACCGGGGCGAGGACGGGTGGCGGGGCACCTGCCCGGTGGGGACCTTCCCCCCGAACGGGCTCGGGCTCCACGAGGTGACCGGCAACGTGTGGGAGTGGTGCGCCGACTGGTTCGACCCCACCTACTACCGGCGGTCCCCCCGCACCGACCCGCAGGGCCCCGACCGCGGCCAGGCCCGGGTGATGCGGGGCGGCTCCTACCTCTGCCACGAGAGCTACTGCTGGCGCTACCGCGTCGATGCGCGCAGCGCCAACACCCCCGACAGCACGGCCGGCAACATCGGCTTCCGGGTCGCGGCCGCCGCCCCCTGA
- a CDS encoding GDSL-type esterase/lipase family protein produces MDRHPDRTAATRPAGLTARLRRVVPWSPALLATAAAAGIVAELAWTVHRPLPGLVGLDASGLVPGAGVGAPVRLVALGDSSLTGPGLDDPDAIWLRQALVALHLDRPVALTSLAVGGSRTADVTRRVPEAVALEPDVVVVAVGSNDVVHGTPTRQVVAHLDDVLRHLGAAVPVLAVANVGDLGNVARVRPPLENALRLRSRRVRLAIEAVVARHPSAVLLDVTPADVAFRDPTVFAPDLFHPGPEGHARWADAARPGLQEAFGRVGVGSRAAVDATSAVASSAGPRR; encoded by the coding sequence ATGGACCGGCACCCCGACCGCACCGCAGCGACCCGACCCGCAGGTCTGACGGCGCGCCTGCGGCGGGTGGTGCCCTGGAGCCCGGCCCTGCTGGCGACGGCGGCGGCCGCCGGCATCGTGGCCGAGCTGGCCTGGACCGTCCACCGCCCGCTGCCGGGCCTGGTCGGCCTGGACGCCTCGGGCCTGGTGCCCGGCGCCGGCGTCGGTGCGCCCGTGCGCCTCGTGGCCCTGGGCGACAGCAGCCTCACCGGCCCCGGGCTCGACGACCCCGACGCCATCTGGCTGCGGCAGGCCCTCGTCGCCCTGCACCTCGACCGACCGGTCGCGCTGACCTCCCTGGCGGTCGGTGGGTCCCGCACCGCCGACGTCACCCGTCGGGTCCCCGAGGCCGTCGCCCTGGAGCCCGACGTCGTCGTGGTCGCGGTGGGCTCCAACGACGTCGTCCACGGCACCCCCACCCGCCAGGTCGTGGCCCACCTCGACGACGTGCTGCGCCACCTGGGCGCCGCGGTGCCGGTGCTGGCCGTGGCCAACGTGGGCGACCTGGGCAACGTGGCCCGCGTCCGCCCGCCCCTGGAGAACGCGCTCCGGCTCCGCTCCCGGCGCGTGCGCCTCGCCATCGAGGCGGTCGTCGCCCGGCACCCCTCCGCCGTCCTGCTCGACGTCACCCCGGCCGACGTGGCCTTCCGGGACCCCACCGTGTTCGCCCCCGACCTCTTCCACCCCGGCCCCGAGGGCCACGCCCGCTGGGCCGATGCGGCGCGGCCGGGCCTCCAGGAGGCGTTCGGCCGCGTCGGGGTCGGGTCCCGGGCGGCTGTCGACGCGACGTCGGCCGTCGCCTCGTCGGCGGGCCCGAGGCGCTAG
- the folP gene encoding dihydropteroate synthase, with the protein MLRVRDRTVDVSRPLVMAIVNATPDSFSDGSLDPSPRARVDRALAALDAGADLVDVGGQSSITGVAEISVAEELDRVLPVLEGIVAARPDALVSVDTYRAEVVRRVLDAGVAIVNDVSCLRDPDVARACADADAGLVVMHTKAAPKQRYQDPDAYDDVTAEVTATLRDRLALARELGVGDTSTIVDPGVDYAKTPAQSIALLRDLDPVLALGRPVLWALSRKDFVGALTRRAPSRRDAGSLAAVSHVGWRPGAIFRVHDVTATRDHLAVAGALAGTVPVARDLVVPDEIRWEDGRAGQATAPT; encoded by the coding sequence GTGCTGCGGGTCCGGGACCGCACCGTCGACGTCAGCCGACCGCTGGTGATGGCCATCGTCAACGCCACCCCGGACTCGTTCTCCGACGGCAGCCTCGACCCGAGCCCGAGGGCCCGGGTCGACCGGGCCCTGGCGGCGCTCGACGCCGGCGCCGACCTGGTCGACGTCGGGGGGCAGTCGAGCATCACCGGCGTGGCCGAGATCTCCGTCGCCGAGGAGCTCGACCGGGTCCTGCCGGTGCTGGAGGGCATCGTCGCGGCCCGACCCGACGCGCTGGTCTCGGTCGACACCTACCGGGCGGAGGTGGTGCGCCGGGTGCTCGACGCAGGCGTGGCCATCGTCAACGACGTGAGCTGCCTGCGCGACCCGGACGTGGCCCGGGCCTGTGCCGACGCCGACGCCGGCCTGGTCGTGATGCACACCAAGGCGGCCCCCAAGCAGCGCTACCAGGACCCCGACGCCTACGACGACGTCACCGCCGAGGTGACCGCCACGCTGCGGGACCGCCTGGCCCTGGCGCGCGAGCTGGGGGTGGGCGACACCAGCACGATCGTCGACCCGGGGGTCGACTACGCCAAGACGCCGGCCCAGTCCATCGCCCTGCTGCGCGACCTCGACCCGGTCCTGGCCCTCGGTCGGCCCGTCCTCTGGGCCCTCTCCCGGAAGGACTTCGTGGGCGCGCTCACCCGGCGGGCGCCCAGCCGGCGCGACGCCGGGTCCCTCGCGGCGGTGAGCCACGTGGGCTGGCGTCCCGGGGCCATCTTCCGCGTGCACGACGTGACCGCCACCCGGGACCACCTGGCCGTGGCCGGTGCGCTGGCCGGCACCGTGCCCGTGGCTCGGGACCTGGTCGTCCCCGACGAGATCCGCTGGGAGGACGGTCGGGCCGGCCAGGCCACGGCGCCGACCTGA